From Carnobacterium alterfunditum DSM 5972:
GGGTTACCTCACCGACTTCGGGTGTTACAAACTCTCGTGGTGTGACGGGCGGTGTGTACAAGACCCGGGAACGTATTCACCGCGGCGTGCTGATCCGCGATTACTAGCGATTCCGGCTTCATGCAGGCGAGTTGCAGCCTACAATCCGAACTGAGAATGGCTTTAAGAGATTAGCTTAGCCTCGCGACTTTGCGACTCGTTGTACCATCCATTGTAGCACGTGTGTAGCCCAGGTCATAAGGGGCATGATGATTTGACGTCATCCCCACCTTCCTCCGGTTTATCACCGGCAGTCTCACTAGAGTGCCCAACTGAATGCTGGCAACTAATAATAGGGGTTGCGCTCGTTGCGGGACTTAACCCAACATCTCACGACACGAGCTGACGACAACCATGCACCACCTGTCACTTTGTCCCCGAAGGGAAAGCCCTATCTCTAGGGTTGTCAAAGGATGTCAAGACCTGGTAAGGTTCTTCGCGTTGCTTCGAATTAAACCACATGCTCCACCGCTTGTGCGGGTCCCCGTCAATTCCTTTGAGTTTCAACCTTGCGGTCGTACTCCCCAGGCGGAGTGCTTAATGCGTTAGCTGCAGCACTGAAGGGCGGAAACCCTCCAACACTTAGCACTCATCGTTTACGGCGTGGACTACCAGGGTATCTAATCCTGTTTGCTCCCCACGCTTTCGAGCCTCAGCGTCAGTTACAGACCAGAGAGTCGCCTTCGCCACTGGTGTTCCTCCACATATCTACGCATTTCACCGCTACACGTGGAATTCCACTCTCCTCTTCTGCACTCAAGTTCCCCAGTTTCCAATGACCTTCCCCGGTTGAGCCGGGGGCTTTCACATCAGACTTAAAGAACCGCCTGCGCTCGCTTTACGCCCAATAAATCCGGACAACGCTTGCCACCTACGTATTACCGCGGCTGCTGGCACGTAGTTAGCCGTGGCTTTCTGGTTAGATACCGTCAGGGGATGAGCAGTTACTCTCATCCTTGTTCTTCTCTAACAACAGAGTTTTACGATCCGAAAACCTTCTTCACTCACGCGGCATTGCTCCGTCAGACTTTCGTCCATTGCGGAAGATTCCCTACTGCTGCCTCCCGTAGGAGTCTGGGCCGTGTCTCAGTCCCAGTGTGGCCGATCACCCTCTCAGGTCGGCTACGTATCATCGCCTTGGTGAGCCATTACCTCACCAACTAGCTAATACGCCGCGGGTCCATCCATAAGCGGTAGCCGAAGCCACCTTTCTTCTATTCGTCATGTGACGTTTAGAAATATGCGGTATTAGCATCCGTTTCCGAATGTTATCCCCCTCTTATGGGCAGGTTACCCACGTGTTACTCACCCGTCCGCCACTCCTTGACTTCGGTGGGTGCAAGCACCCGGTGAAATCAAAGCGTTCGACTTGCATGTATTAGGCATGCCGCCAGCGTTCGTCCTGAGCCAGGATCAAACTCTCATATAAAATGATGCTTGAAGCTCATTATTGAATTGCTAGCGAATAATTATTCACTAATTTTGTTACTGTTGACTTAGCACTGCTAAGTCACCCTCACATTTATTTCATCTTACTTTGTTTAGTTTTCAAAGGTCTAAAGTGTGTTGTTTGTTTGTGACAACTTATATATAATATCATGTCTCAAACTGTCTGTCAACATCTTTTTTAATTTTTTTGTTTCTCGCTTTGTCGGTTTGTTTCAACCTGTCTCAGCGACGTATATAAATATAACAAGATTTAAGCGTTTCGTCAATCTTTTTTGCTAAATAAAATAAACAAATTTTCAAATCTGAACATTAATTTTAAAACGCGTTCATAATTACATTATATCGCAAAAAAAACGAACGATTATTCTTATTTTTTTCATTTTAGTTTGATTTTTATATTTAGTGTAATGTTTTTTATGAATAAAAAATGGAGATTTATTCATAAAAAAGGGAGATTTTTTATTAGTATCAATAAAAAACCTCCCTTTATTCTTTTACGGATCGATTAGATGGTCCAATTTGACTCAATAAAACTCGCTCTACCTGACCCTTTTCTGTATCTTGAATAATGAGCAGCATTTTTTTTATAAAAACCTTGATGATAATCTTCTGCTGGATAGAAGGGTTCTGCTGGTTGGATCTCAGTTACAATCGGTTGTTTAAAGCGGCCACTGTTTTGCAATGCTTCTTTAGATGCTTCTGCTATTTGTCTTTGTTCTTCATTATGATAAAAAATCACTGGACGATAGGAAGAACCTCTATCTGCAAATTGTCCGCCGGCATCTGTTGGGTCTGTTTGTTGCCAATAGATCTCCACCAAGTCTTTATAACTGAATTTTTTAGGATCGAAAGTTATTTGAACAGCTTCTGTATGACCTGTTGTATTACTGCATACTTCTTCATAAGTTGGGTTGATCGTGTGACCACCTGTGTAACCAGAAACAACAGATTCGATACCAGGCTGTGTTTCAAAAGGTTTTACCATACACCAGAAACATCCACCTGCAAATGTTGCTTTTTCAATATTTTGTTCACTCACTATCGATTCCCCCTTATATTCCTAATGCTTAAAGTATACCATTCAACCTTATTGGTTAACATTATTTTGATCTATCTTCTATACTTAGTCTGCTTTACGAATTTCAGTTGTGCCACCCATATATGGAACCAGCACATCAGGAATCTTAACTGAACCGTCCGCTTGTTGATAGTTTTCTAAAATTGCAGCTATTGTTCTCCCAACCGCTAAACCAGAACCATTTAATGTATGAACATATTCTAATTTACCTGTTTCTTCATTGCGGTAACGAATTTTCGCTCTCCTTGCTTGGAAAGCTTCAGTATTTGAGCAAGAACTGATTTCACGGTACGTTTCTTGAGTAGGGATCCATACTTCTAAATCATATGTTTTTGCTGCTGAGAATCCCATGTCACCAGTACATAATGCTAATACTCGATACGGTAGATCAAGCTTTTGCAAGACTGTTTCAGCGTTTTTAGTCATTTTTTCTAATTCTTCATATGATGTTTCCGGCTTACTGAATTTAACCATCTCCACCTTATTGAATTGATGCAGACGAATCAAACCGCGTGTATCTCTCCCTGCACTCCCAGCTTCTGATCTGAATGCTGGACTTAATGCCGTAAAGTAGATGGGCAATTGTTCTTCCTTCAAGATTTCATCACTGTAATAGTTTGTTAAAGGGACTTCAGCCGTTGGAATCAAAGTCAAATCGGTTCCTTCAATTTGGAAGACATCTTCTTTAAATTTAGGGAATTGGCCTGTACCAAACATTGAATCACTATTAACTAAATATGGTGTTAACATTTCTGTATAGCCATGTTCTTCTGTGTGAAGGTCCAACATGAAATTATAGACTGCTCGTTCTAGTCTAGCACCCAAACCTTTATAGAAAACAAAGCGACTCCCAGATACTTTAGCTCCTCGTTCGAAATCTAAAATTCCCAATTCTTCTGCGATTTCCCAATGAGCTTTCACTTCAAAATCTGCTTCTACAGGTGTTCCCCATTTACGAACCTCATCATTGTCTGCTTCATCTGCCCCTACTGGAACAGATTCATGTGGTAAGTTTGGTAATCCTGTAGTAATTGCTTCTATTTTTTCATCGACAGTTGCTAATCGTTCATCTAATTCTTTTATTTTTTCTCCAACCTCGCGCATTTCTTTTATCTTCTCGTCCGCATTTTCTTTGCTGCGTTTTAACGTTGCAATAGCTCCAGATACTTCGTTACGGTAACTTTTCAATTCTTCTGTTTCCACTATTAAAGAACGTCTTTCTTTGTCCAAAATGACAAACTCTTCTAACAACTCACTTTTGACCCCACGTATTTCTAACTTTTTAGCAGTAGCATCAAAATCTGTTCTTAATCGTTTAATATCTATCATCTCATTCTTCCTTTCTTATGGGTATTTCTAATAAAATATACCAAAAAAGCCATTCCGATCCCTTGTTCCTGGGACGAAATGGCCTCAACGTTCGCGGTACCACCCAAATTCAGAAGATTGCCTATGAATCTTCTACACTTTACAATCAGATAACGGTCTGGATCCGAAACAATTTTATCAATAAAATTGAGTTCATTGTTTACTTCGTGCAATGGATTCAAAGGATCAAACCATCAGTTTTCACCAACCACTGACTCTCTTTATGTATTCAATACCCTTTACTATCTCGCATTACTAACGTTTGTGTTCATTCAGTTGCTTATATTCTACCCAATCTCTTTCCTTAAGTCAACAAAAAAAGGCTTGGAAAACATTCCAGCCTTTCTTTGCGTGATAGTGTCCGTACATCTATCTAAAGTTTCATATAATTGATTTGACTGATCTATCAATATTAACGACTATTGATTGGTTTTTTAATCCAGTATTTTTTAGAATAAGTCACTTATAAAAGCTTTTGCCCAACGACCCGCTAAAACAAATACATTAGCTTTTTCAATAGTTGAAGCTGCCACAACGTTGATTTCTTCACCTTTATCTCCGTTTACGTAGCCTAATTCATCACCTTCACTAATAACTTGAGCCGTTCCGACATCCGTTCCTTTTTCAATCGGAGCCGTCAGATGATCAGCTTCATTCAACAAAT
This genomic window contains:
- the serS gene encoding serine--tRNA ligase; the protein is MIDIKRLRTDFDATAKKLEIRGVKSELLEEFVILDKERRSLIVETEELKSYRNEVSGAIATLKRSKENADEKIKEMREVGEKIKELDERLATVDEKIEAITTGLPNLPHESVPVGADEADNDEVRKWGTPVEADFEVKAHWEIAEELGILDFERGAKVSGSRFVFYKGLGARLERAVYNFMLDLHTEEHGYTEMLTPYLVNSDSMFGTGQFPKFKEDVFQIEGTDLTLIPTAEVPLTNYYSDEILKEEQLPIYFTALSPAFRSEAGSAGRDTRGLIRLHQFNKVEMVKFSKPETSYEELEKMTKNAETVLQKLDLPYRVLALCTGDMGFSAAKTYDLEVWIPTQETYREISSCSNTEAFQARRAKIRYRNEETGKLEYVHTLNGSGLAVGRTIAAILENYQQADGSVKIPDVLVPYMGGTTEIRKAD
- the msrA gene encoding peptide-methionine (S)-S-oxide reductase MsrA; the protein is MSEQNIEKATFAGGCFWCMVKPFETQPGIESVVSGYTGGHTINPTYEEVCSNTTGHTEAVQITFDPKKFSYKDLVEIYWQQTDPTDAGGQFADRGSSYRPVIFYHNEEQRQIAEASKEALQNSGRFKQPIVTEIQPAEPFYPAEDYHQGFYKKNAAHYSRYRKGSGRASFIESNWTI